Proteins from one Deinococcus sp. AB2017081 genomic window:
- a CDS encoding DUF4384 domain-containing protein produces MKKPFVLLALTASLLGLATPAAAAPKISAQSIIVNPVPTSLAVQVWVNRDPYGSGTPNYRIGEKISISTRVSENAYVYLFNINPDGTTDQILPNRLGSGNYVRAGQVRSFPAPGDNFQFNIAGPYGLNKVLVIASRSQLNLSQLSSYTGGSAFATVKPQDPGRLAQALSIVVDPVEQPVPQQNWTSDAVQYNVAY; encoded by the coding sequence ATGAAGAAGCCCTTTGTACTGCTCGCCCTGACCGCTTCCCTGCTTGGCCTGGCGACCCCGGCGGCCGCCGCGCCGAAGATCAGTGCCCAGAGCATCATCGTGAACCCGGTGCCCACCAGCCTCGCCGTGCAGGTGTGGGTCAACCGCGATCCCTACGGCAGCGGCACGCCCAACTACCGTATCGGCGAGAAGATCAGCATCTCGACCCGTGTCAGCGAGAACGCCTACGTGTACCTGTTCAACATCAACCCCGACGGCACGACCGACCAGATCCTGCCCAACCGCCTGGGCAGCGGCAACTATGTCCGCGCCGGGCAGGTGCGCAGCTTCCCCGCACCGGGCGACAACTTCCAGTTCAACATCGCCGGGCCGTACGGCCTGAACAAGGTGCTGGTCATCGCCAGCCGCAGCCAGCTGAACCTCAGCCAGCTCAGCTCGTACACCGGGGGCAGCGCGTTCGCCACGGTCAAACCCCAGGATCCCGGCCGCCTTGCGCAGGCCCTGAGCATCGTGGTCGATCCGGTCGAGCAGCCGGTGCCGCAGCAGAACTGGACGAGCGACGCGGTGCAGTACAACGTGGCGTACTGA
- a CDS encoding DMT family transporter, giving the protein MTTSATTPAASDIRTGVALGVVGALAFGTLGIFGKLGAGVGLDSHSLLGWRFAIVALLLLPLSGRLAWAARGRLLAVGTLYTVATLAYFAALGRVSAGTTSLLLYSAPAFVVLLSWLQGRVPRRTQLGAVALAGLGLALVIGLPGAADRDPVGLLCGAAAGALYALYLVASERFLNGVSPIAATAHMALVAGVTFGALAAGRGTLHIPTALDAWGVILGMALIPTIVAVPALYGAIARLGATRASLLGTLEPLFTVVLAALILHEQPGPAVVLGGGLILAGAGLAQWPARRAPTAPHP; this is encoded by the coding sequence GTGACCACCTCTGCGACCACACCCGCCGCCTCCGACATCCGCACGGGGGTGGCGCTGGGCGTGGTCGGAGCGCTGGCCTTCGGGACGCTGGGGATCTTCGGAAAGCTGGGGGCCGGGGTGGGCCTGGACAGCCACAGCCTGCTGGGGTGGCGCTTCGCCATCGTGGCGCTGCTGCTGCTGCCGCTGTCGGGGCGGCTGGCGTGGGCGGCGCGGGGACGGCTGCTGGCCGTGGGCACGCTGTACACGGTCGCCACGCTGGCGTATTTCGCGGCGCTGGGGCGGGTCTCGGCGGGCACGACCAGCCTGCTGCTGTACTCCGCGCCGGCCTTCGTGGTGCTGCTGTCGTGGCTCCAGGGGCGCGTGCCGCGCCGCACGCAGCTGGGCGCAGTCGCGCTGGCCGGGCTGGGGCTCGCGCTGGTGATCGGGCTGCCCGGCGCGGCCGACCGCGATCCGGTGGGCCTGCTGTGCGGCGCGGCGGCCGGTGCCCTGTACGCGCTGTACCTCGTGGCCTCCGAGCGGTTCCTGAACGGGGTCTCCCCCATCGCCGCGACGGCACACATGGCGCTGGTTGCGGGCGTGACCTTTGGCGCCCTGGCGGCCGGGCGCGGCACCCTGCACATCCCCACAGCGCTGGATGCGTGGGGCGTGATCCTGGGCATGGCCCTGATCCCGACCATCGTGGCGGTGCCTGCCCTGTACGGCGCGATCGCCCGACTGGGGGCCACCCGCGCCAGTCTGCTGGGCACCCTGGAACCCCTGTTCACGGTCGTGCTGGCTGCATTGATCCTGCACGAGCAGCCCGGCCCGGCGGTCGTGCTGGGCGGAGGCCTGATCCTCGCCGGGGCCGGACTGGCCCAGTGGCCGGCCCGACGTGCCCCGACCGCTCCACACCCGTGA